A genomic window from Rhodomicrobium lacus includes:
- the tkt gene encoding transketolase — protein sequence MTTSVSTPSQRDLANAIRALSMDAVEAANSGHPGMPMGMADVAAVLFTKFLKFDASAPKWPDRDRFVLSAGHGSMLLYSLLYLTGSPDVTIEEVKKFRQLHSKTPGHPEYGHTQGVETTTGPLGQGISTAVGMAIAERLLAARFGDKVVDHHTYVIAGDGCLMEGISHEAIDLAGHLKLNKLIVLWDDNSISIDGSTSLSTSTDQVKRFEAAGWNAVRVDGHNAEEVEAAIARAKTSDKPTLIACKTIIGFGAPNKQGSEKTHGAPLGKDEIAAAREFLGWPYPPFEVPEPILSTWRAAGSRGKAEHAAWHERLSQLPEGERAHFEQLLAGEVPASVKEALDAFIAKNVAEKPKLATRKSSENVLQVINDTTDITIGGSADLTHSNYTITKGMKSVTPDDFTGRYIHYGIREHVMGAAMNGIALHGGFVPYGGTFLVFSDYLRGSIRLSALMGLRVLYVLTHDSIGVGEDGPTHQPIEHLAGLRALPNVNVFRPADVVETAEAYEIALASKHTPSVLALSRQNLPTVRTEVSSENLTAKGAYVLRGDASAPRDVTLIATGSEIELAVSAAEQLAAEGVKAVVVSAPCFELFEAQPDAYRAEVLGTAPRVGIEAAGRFGWDRWIGDKGAFIGMSGFGASGPAPQVYKEFGITVEAVIAAAKKLIA from the coding sequence ATGACAACTTCCGTTTCCACTCCGTCGCAACGCGACCTCGCAAACGCCATCCGCGCGCTGTCCATGGACGCGGTCGAGGCAGCCAATTCGGGCCATCCGGGCATGCCGATGGGCATGGCGGACGTCGCCGCAGTGCTGTTCACGAAGTTTCTCAAATTCGATGCGAGCGCGCCAAAGTGGCCCGATCGCGACCGCTTCGTGCTCTCCGCCGGTCACGGCTCCATGCTGCTCTACTCGCTCCTCTATCTCACCGGCTCGCCCGACGTGACCATCGAGGAAGTGAAGAAGTTCCGCCAGCTTCATTCGAAGACGCCGGGACATCCGGAATACGGCCACACTCAGGGCGTCGAGACGACGACCGGGCCGCTCGGCCAGGGCATCAGCACGGCTGTCGGCATGGCCATCGCGGAGCGGCTGCTTGCGGCGCGCTTCGGCGACAAGGTCGTGGATCATCATACCTATGTCATCGCGGGCGACGGCTGTCTCATGGAAGGCATCAGCCATGAGGCCATCGACCTCGCGGGCCATCTGAAGCTCAACAAGCTGATCGTTCTGTGGGACGACAACTCGATTTCCATCGACGGCTCGACGAGCCTTTCCACCTCCACCGATCAGGTGAAGCGCTTCGAGGCGGCGGGCTGGAACGCTGTGCGCGTCGATGGCCACAATGCCGAGGAAGTCGAAGCCGCGATCGCCAGGGCGAAGACGAGCGACAAGCCGACGCTTATCGCGTGCAAGACCATCATCGGCTTCGGCGCTCCGAACAAGCAGGGGTCCGAGAAGACCCACGGCGCGCCGCTCGGCAAGGACGAAATCGCCGCCGCGCGTGAATTCCTCGGCTGGCCCTATCCGCCGTTCGAGGTGCCGGAACCGATCCTGTCGACGTGGCGCGCGGCGGGCAGCCGTGGCAAGGCCGAGCACGCGGCGTGGCATGAGCGGCTTTCCCAGCTCCCTGAGGGCGAGCGCGCGCATTTCGAGCAGTTGCTTGCGGGTGAAGTCCCGGCGAGCGTGAAGGAAGCGCTCGACGCTTTCATCGCGAAGAATGTGGCGGAGAAGCCGAAGCTCGCGACGCGCAAATCGTCCGAGAACGTGCTTCAGGTCATCAACGACACCACCGACATCACCATCGGCGGTTCGGCCGACCTCACGCACTCGAACTACACCATCACCAAGGGCATGAAGTCTGTCACGCCCGACGACTTCACGGGCCGCTACATCCACTACGGCATCCGCGAGCACGTGATGGGCGCGGCCATGAACGGCATCGCTCTGCATGGCGGTTTCGTGCCTTATGGCGGCACCTTCCTCGTGTTCTCCGACTATCTGCGCGGCTCGATCCGGCTCTCGGCGCTGATGGGTCTTCGCGTCCTCTATGTGCTGACGCACGACTCCATCGGCGTCGGCGAGGACGGCCCGACGCATCAGCCGATCGAACATCTCGCGGGTCTCCGGGCGCTGCCGAACGTCAACGTGTTCCGCCCGGCGGACGTCGTCGAGACGGCGGAAGCCTACGAGATTGCGCTCGCCTCGAAGCACACGCCGTCAGTGCTGGCGCTGTCGCGTCAGAACCTGCCGACCGTTCGCACGGAAGTTTCGAGCGAAAACCTCACCGCGAAGGGCGCCTACGTGCTTCGCGGCGACGCCAGCGCGCCGCGCGACGTGACGCTCATCGCGACGGGATCGGAAATCGAACTCGCGGTTTCCGCAGCCGAGCAGCTTGCCGCCGAGGGCGTAAAGGCCGTCGTCGTGTCGGCGCCCTGCTTCGAGCTGTTCGAGGCGCAGCCGGATGCCTACCGCGCTGAGGTGCTCGGCACCGCGCCGCGTGTCGGCATTGAGGCAGCGGGCCGCTTCGGCTGGGATCGCTGGATCGGCGACAAGGGCGCCTTCATCGGTATGAGCGGCTTCGGCGCGTCCGGTCCGGCTCCCCAGGTCTACAAGGAATTCGGCATCACGGTGGAAGCCGTCATCGCCGCCGCGAAGAAGCTTATCGCGTAA
- a CDS encoding phosphoribulokinase yields the protein MSAKFPIISVTGSSGAGTSTVKHTFEQIFRRESIKAAFIEGDAFHLYDRASMKKAVAEEEARGNFHLSHFGPDANLLKELEETFRSYGETGTGKTRHYVHDEAEAQKYGSPAGTFTEWENLPEGADILFYEGLHGAVILKDQGINIAKHADLKIGVVPVINLEWIQKMHRDNKVRGYSKEDVMKTILRRMPDYVHYITPQFSETDINFQRVPTVDTSNPFTARWIPTPDESLVVIRFKDPRGIDFAYLKTMIQDSFMSRANSIVIPGGKLDLAMQLILTPMIHRLVDLKRRSS from the coding sequence ATGTCAGCGAAATTTCCCATCATCTCGGTTACAGGGTCGTCTGGCGCGGGTACGTCGACGGTCAAGCACACCTTTGAGCAGATTTTCCGCCGCGAGAGCATCAAGGCGGCCTTCATCGAGGGCGACGCGTTCCATCTCTACGACCGCGCTTCCATGAAGAAGGCCGTTGCGGAGGAGGAGGCGCGCGGCAACTTCCACCTCTCTCATTTCGGGCCCGACGCGAACCTGCTGAAAGAGCTTGAGGAGACATTCCGCTCCTACGGCGAAACGGGCACCGGCAAGACGCGGCATTATGTGCACGACGAGGCCGAGGCGCAGAAGTACGGCTCGCCGGCGGGCACCTTCACCGAATGGGAAAATCTGCCTGAGGGCGCGGATATTCTTTTCTACGAAGGGCTGCACGGCGCGGTGATCCTCAAGGATCAGGGCATCAACATCGCGAAGCACGCCGATCTGAAGATCGGCGTCGTTCCGGTCATCAATCTGGAGTGGATCCAGAAGATGCATCGCGATAACAAGGTGCGCGGCTACTCGAAGGAAGACGTCATGAAGACGATCCTCCGCCGCATGCCCGACTATGTGCACTACATCACACCGCAATTCTCGGAAACCGACATCAATTTCCAGCGCGTGCCGACGGTAGACACATCGAACCCGTTCACGGCCCGCTGGATTCCGACGCCGGACGAATCCCTGGTCGTGATCCGCTTCAAGGATCCGCGCGGGATTGACTTCGCCTATCTCAAGACCATGATCCAGGACAGTTTCATGAGCCGGGCCAATTCCATCGTCATTCCGGGTGGCAAGCTCGATCTCGCCATGCAGCTTATCCTTACGCCGATGATCCATCGGCTCGTCGATCTCAAGCGGCGCTCGTCCTGA
- a CDS encoding class 1 fructose-bisphosphatase: MGVHASLREHLAEWAGEDAQKRAVAETVENLAKAGIEIAKIVALGPLAGDMASARGEGGGGDTQKELDFLANKVVTDALKASPVAWLGSEEDEKPVALNAGAPLAVNTDPLDGSSNIDTNMSIGTIFSILPNKEQAALLQPGRNQLCAGYIVYGPQTAIVLTVGQGTHIFWLDPRTGEFVLGKANVQIPVDTKEYAINSSNFRHWDDKMKSYIVDCKLGKDGPRQKDFNMRWLGSLVADCFRILTRGGIYLYPADIRKGYTNGRLRLLYEANPIGMLIEQAGGACTQGKTRMLDLEPISLHQHVPLVFGSKKEVEEVAYYYSQPPATGEHSPLFSKRGLFRTPR, from the coding sequence ATGGGCGTTCATGCAAGTCTGCGTGAGCATTTGGCCGAGTGGGCGGGAGAGGACGCGCAGAAACGCGCCGTAGCCGAAACGGTCGAAAATCTTGCGAAAGCCGGAATCGAGATTGCGAAGATCGTCGCGCTCGGGCCGTTGGCGGGCGACATGGCCAGCGCGCGCGGCGAAGGCGGCGGCGGCGATACGCAGAAGGAACTCGACTTCCTCGCCAACAAGGTTGTCACGGACGCGCTGAAGGCGTCGCCGGTCGCGTGGCTCGGCTCGGAAGAAGACGAGAAGCCGGTCGCGCTCAATGCGGGTGCGCCGCTCGCGGTCAATACCGATCCGCTGGACGGCTCGTCCAACATCGACACCAACATGTCGATCGGCACGATTTTCTCGATCCTGCCCAACAAGGAGCAGGCGGCGCTGCTTCAGCCCGGTCGCAATCAGCTTTGCGCGGGCTACATCGTCTACGGTCCGCAGACGGCTATCGTGCTGACGGTGGGGCAGGGGACGCACATTTTCTGGCTCGACCCGCGCACCGGCGAATTCGTTCTCGGCAAGGCGAATGTCCAGATCCCCGTCGACACGAAGGAATATGCGATCAACTCGTCCAATTTTCGGCATTGGGACGACAAGATGAAGTCCTACATCGTCGACTGCAAGCTCGGCAAGGACGGCCCGCGCCAGAAAGACTTCAACATGCGCTGGCTCGGCTCGCTCGTGGCGGACTGTTTCCGCATCCTGACGCGCGGCGGCATCTACCTCTACCCGGCCGACATCCGCAAGGGCTACACCAACGGCCGCCTGCGCCTCCTCTACGAAGCGAACCCCATCGGCATGCTCATCGAACAGGCAGGCGGTGCCTGCACCCAGGGCAAGACCCGCATGCTCGACCTTGAGCCGATCTCGCTGCACCAGCACGTGCCGCTGGTCTTCGGCTCCAAAAAAGAGGTCGAGGAAGTCGCCTATTACTACAGCCAGCCCCCGGCGACGGGCGAACACTCCCCCCTGTTTTCAAAGCGCGGTCTTTTCCGCACCCCTCGTTAG
- a CDS encoding LysR family transcriptional regulator has protein sequence MKNVTLKHFRVLSAVTKMGSMAGAARTLHVTPPAITVQIQQLEQAVGLPLLERIGDKTTATSAGQIMLKTAQRIELLLAECRQEVEQLKGAAGGHVSAGVVSTAKYFAPKALAAFRQRHPGVEVRLAVGNRQETIRALRDLELDLAVMGRPPENLALESATLGAHPHIIVAVANHPLAGKKISITDLTNETFFIREPGSGTRILMERLFEEARFDPIVGMEIGSNETIKQAVIAGLGIAFISAHTVAVEIADGRLVMLDVAGLPMMRQWYVVRLKEKAVMPAAQVMWTFLASEGHRFLPQPIADWKSPLKSDGL, from the coding sequence GTGAAAAATGTAACGCTCAAGCATTTCCGGGTTTTGTCCGCCGTCACGAAAATGGGGTCGATGGCCGGCGCCGCGCGGACTCTCCACGTCACCCCCCCTGCGATCACGGTCCAGATCCAGCAGCTGGAGCAGGCGGTCGGATTGCCGCTTCTCGAACGCATCGGCGACAAGACCACCGCGACGAGCGCGGGGCAGATCATGCTGAAAACCGCACAGCGGATCGAACTTCTTCTCGCCGAGTGCCGTCAGGAAGTGGAACAGTTGAAGGGTGCGGCGGGCGGTCACGTCTCGGCGGGGGTGGTCAGCACGGCGAAATATTTCGCCCCGAAGGCCCTTGCGGCGTTCCGTCAGCGCCATCCGGGCGTCGAGGTGCGGCTTGCCGTCGGCAACCGACAGGAAACGATCCGGGCGCTTCGCGATCTCGAACTCGACCTCGCCGTCATGGGGCGCCCGCCGGAGAATCTCGCTCTCGAAAGCGCCACCCTCGGCGCGCATCCCCATATCATCGTCGCGGTCGCCAACCACCCGCTGGCGGGCAAGAAAATCTCCATTACCGACCTCACGAACGAGACCTTCTTCATCCGCGAGCCCGGCTCCGGTACACGCATCCTGATGGAACGCCTGTTCGAGGAGGCGCGTTTCGACCCCATCGTGGGCATGGAAATCGGGTCCAACGAGACGATCAAGCAAGCTGTGATCGCGGGGCTCGGCATCGCGTTCATCTCGGCTCACACGGTCGCGGTCGAAATCGCCGACGGGCGGCTCGTGATGCTGGATGTCGCCGGGCTGCCCATGATGCGGCAATGGTACGTGGTGCGGCTGAAGGAAAAGGCGGTCATGCCGGCCGCGCAGGTGATGTGGACGTTTCTCGCCTCCGAGGGGCACCGATTCCTGCCGCAACCGATCGCGGACTGGAAATCGCCGCTCAAAAGCGACGGACTTTAG
- the ada gene encoding bifunctional DNA-binding transcriptional regulator/O6-methylguanine-DNA methyltransferase Ada: protein MTPAALSAPEREPSKREAWERDCWAMIERRQSDADCTFVYGVASTGIYCRPGCPSRVPRRENVRLFADRFEARRAGFRPCLRCDPDGASQAERNAALAAKACGLIENTEGRPDFDAIARSCGMSRHHFHRMFKAVTGITPGGYLAALKKQRAIGSLGQGESVTSAIAGAGYGSASRFYESVAPALGARPRALSKGGDGEHIRFAVAPCDLGFVLVAMTEQGVCAIELGGDAEALADDFRRRFARACVAEDAAFSQAVANVVTLVEEPWRDIALPLDVRGTVFQEKIWRLLQEIPAGETMTYGELAAQAGCPSAVRAVARACASNAVAVAIPCHRVLGKGSALTGYRWGVERKDALLKRERNRPASPREATDLPDNNALEGEAGFCHAQSNAEKLRLP, encoded by the coding sequence ATGACGCCAGCCGCTCTGTCCGCACCCGAGCGCGAGCCATCGAAACGCGAGGCGTGGGAGCGCGACTGCTGGGCGATGATCGAGCGCCGGCAGAGTGATGCCGATTGCACGTTCGTCTATGGCGTCGCCTCTACCGGCATCTATTGCCGCCCCGGTTGTCCATCGCGTGTGCCGCGTCGGGAGAATGTGCGCCTTTTCGCCGATAGGTTCGAAGCGCGGCGCGCGGGGTTCCGCCCTTGCCTGCGCTGCGATCCAGACGGCGCCTCGCAGGCGGAACGGAACGCGGCCCTAGCAGCGAAGGCGTGTGGCCTGATCGAGAATACCGAAGGCAGGCCGGACTTCGATGCCATCGCGCGCAGCTGCGGCATGAGCCGCCACCACTTCCACCGCATGTTCAAGGCTGTCACGGGAATCACGCCGGGCGGCTATCTCGCTGCGCTGAAGAAGCAACGCGCCATCGGTTCGCTCGGGCAAGGGGAAAGCGTGACATCCGCCATCGCGGGCGCGGGATATGGCTCGGCGAGCCGATTTTACGAAAGCGTTGCCCCGGCCCTCGGCGCGCGGCCGCGTGCCCTGTCGAAAGGCGGCGATGGCGAACATATCCGCTTCGCGGTCGCACCCTGCGATCTCGGCTTCGTTCTCGTCGCAATGACTGAGCAAGGCGTCTGCGCCATCGAACTGGGCGGCGACGCCGAGGCGCTGGCGGATGACTTTCGGCGACGTTTCGCAAGGGCATGCGTTGCCGAGGACGCAGCATTCTCACAGGCGGTGGCGAACGTCGTGACGCTTGTCGAAGAGCCCTGGCGCGACATCGCGCTACCGCTCGACGTGCGCGGTACGGTTTTTCAGGAAAAGATCTGGCGTCTGTTGCAGGAGATACCCGCGGGCGAAACCATGACCTACGGCGAACTCGCGGCACAGGCCGGGTGCCCGTCCGCCGTTCGCGCGGTCGCGCGGGCCTGCGCCTCCAACGCCGTCGCCGTTGCGATCCCCTGCCATCGCGTGCTGGGCAAGGGAAGCGCGCTGACCGGCTACCGATGGGGCGTAGAGCGGAAAGACGCACTCCTTAAGCGCGAGCGCAACCGTCCCGCTTCTCCGCGCGAGGCGACCGATTTGCCTGACAACAACGCGCTGGAAGGAGAGGCCGGGTTTTGTCACGCACAAAGCAACGCGGAAAAACTCCGACTTCCTTGA
- a CDS encoding LL-diaminopimelate aminotransferase codes for MTEEFHRIKRLPPYVFEQVNKLKAAARARGEDIIDLGMGNPDLPTPDHITEKLVETVGKPRTNRYSASRGIPGLRRAQAAYYDRRFGVKLNPDTQVVATLGSKEGFANMAQAITAPGDLVLVPSPTYPIHEFGFIISGGTIRHVPASVDDTFLRAVDKAVKHSVPKPLALIISYPSNPTALMASLDFYKEVIDYARKHDLIVLSDVAYAEIYFDDNPPPSILQVPGAFDVAVEFTSLSKTYSMPGWRMGFCVGNERLCAALARVKSYLDYGAFTPIQVAATAALNGPQECVEEMRQIYKRRRDCLVETFERAGWPIPAPGGTMFAWAPLPPGWEKVGSLEFSKLLLEKAGVAVSPGLGFGEYGEGFVRIALVENEHRIRQAARAVKKFLSSGEQTLHNVIPFAEAGGR; via the coding sequence ATGACCGAAGAATTCCACCGCATCAAACGACTGCCGCCTTATGTCTTCGAGCAAGTGAACAAGCTCAAGGCAGCAGCACGAGCGCGTGGGGAAGACATCATCGATCTTGGGATGGGTAATCCAGACCTTCCGACGCCCGATCACATCACCGAAAAGCTGGTCGAGACGGTCGGCAAGCCGCGTACGAACCGCTATTCGGCGTCGCGCGGCATCCCGGGGCTGCGCCGCGCCCAGGCCGCCTATTACGACCGTCGCTTCGGCGTCAAGCTGAACCCCGACACGCAGGTCGTGGCCACGCTCGGCTCGAAGGAAGGCTTCGCCAACATGGCGCAGGCGATCACCGCGCCGGGCGATCTGGTTCTGGTGCCAAGCCCGACCTATCCGATCCACGAATTCGGCTTCATCATTTCGGGTGGCACCATCCGCCACGTGCCGGCGAGCGTTGACGACACGTTCCTGCGCGCGGTCGACAAGGCCGTGAAGCACAGCGTGCCGAAACCGCTCGCGCTCATCATCTCCTATCCGTCCAACCCGACGGCGTTGATGGCAAGCCTCGATTTCTACAAGGAAGTCATCGACTATGCGCGGAAGCACGATCTCATCGTGCTGTCCGACGTCGCCTATGCCGAGATCTATTTCGACGACAACCCGCCGCCGTCCATCCTGCAGGTGCCGGGCGCGTTCGATGTGGCGGTTGAGTTCACCTCGCTGTCGAAGACATATTCCATGCCCGGCTGGCGAATGGGATTCTGTGTCGGCAACGAGCGGCTTTGCGCGGCGCTGGCGCGCGTGAAGTCGTATCTCGACTACGGCGCCTTCACGCCGATTCAGGTCGCCGCGACGGCCGCGCTGAATGGGCCGCAGGAGTGCGTCGAGGAGATGCGACAGATCTACAAGCGCCGCCGCGACTGCCTCGTGGAAACATTCGAGCGCGCGGGCTGGCCTATCCCGGCTCCGGGCGGCACGATGTTCGCGTGGGCGCCGCTTCCTCCCGGATGGGAGAAGGTCGGCTCGCTCGAATTCTCGAAGCTGCTCCTTGAAAAAGCGGGCGTTGCTGTCTCGCCCGGCCTCGGCTTCGGTGAATATGGCGAAGGCTTCGTCCGCATCGCGCTTGTCGAGAACGAGCACCGCATTCGTCAGGCTGCGCGGGCGGTCAAGAAGTTCCTGTCATCCGGCGAGCAGACGCTGCACAACGTCATTCCGTTCGCTGAGGCGGGCGGGCGCTAG
- a CDS encoding ComEC/Rec2 family competence protein has product MSIVVPAGVGEPRGGRLSRALASAGRALAAELDAEQGRWFLWVPVFFGVGIGAYFALPAEPDLSLSGGLLLLALSLRILARAQLFGFLLTTVILCASAGFFAAKVRTAVVAAPTLERHGAYGMEGFVEQFDRQTEKRARAIVRLSSLKYEDAEMRARPFRVRVSLRGDVDLRPGDAIRFRAILGPPPEPVMPGGYDFARASYYQAVGGSGYSLTKPEKIEGRALPWDMVPRTWLADLRGRIGERIKAALPGQTGEIAAALTVGQTAGLDEQSMDDLRASGLAHIISISGLHMSLVAGGVFWFVRWVLALFPAVALRYSTRGLAAGAALVAVTCYLALSGAAIGAVRAYLMIAVVFLAILMNRPALSLRNVALAGLAILVVLPDSLIDISFQMSFAATAALVAGYERFGRFLHFDARNIRERLLWQPVYLIGGVLVTTATAGLAVEPFSAYHFHTLTTYAALGNLVGGPPVDFIAMPAMIVALVAMPFGLEEAPLAAMGVGIDAMMAVAHRVGGLPGSTVPVAAFPFAALLVIVAGGLWLVIWRRPWRVLGLGAIGIGVAMTSIHARPDILVDRDAKLVAVRDRDGRLQAPKTRRASYALQQWLRADGDTRKPKDAATGAGWQCDRTSCIVMVKGRLVSLIARPDAIEEDCRRAAILVMPMDLARPCPAPKLVLDRGTLWERGAAAISLGDGVMVVEAASEGRGVRPWSPARRKRERFRADVEGDDPVDN; this is encoded by the coding sequence GTGAGCATTGTCGTTCCTGCGGGAGTGGGCGAGCCGCGCGGCGGGCGGCTGTCGCGTGCGCTTGCTTCGGCGGGGCGCGCGCTCGCGGCGGAACTGGACGCCGAGCAGGGGCGCTGGTTCCTCTGGGTTCCCGTGTTCTTCGGCGTGGGCATCGGCGCCTATTTCGCGCTGCCCGCCGAACCGGATCTGTCGCTTTCGGGCGGGCTGCTGCTCCTTGCGCTGAGCCTTCGCATTCTGGCGCGGGCGCAGCTTTTCGGGTTCTTGCTGACGACCGTAATTCTTTGCGCGAGCGCGGGCTTTTTCGCGGCGAAGGTGCGAACGGCGGTGGTCGCTGCTCCCACGCTCGAACGCCACGGCGCCTACGGCATGGAAGGTTTCGTCGAGCAATTCGACCGGCAGACGGAGAAGCGCGCCCGCGCGATCGTCCGCCTGTCGAGCCTCAAATACGAAGACGCCGAGATGCGGGCGCGGCCCTTCCGCGTGCGCGTGAGCCTTCGCGGAGACGTGGATCTGAGGCCCGGCGATGCAATCCGCTTCCGCGCCATCCTCGGGCCGCCGCCCGAGCCGGTGATGCCGGGCGGCTACGATTTCGCGCGCGCGAGCTATTATCAGGCTGTCGGCGGCTCGGGCTATTCGCTGACGAAGCCGGAGAAGATCGAAGGCCGCGCGCTGCCGTGGGACATGGTGCCTCGGACATGGCTCGCGGATCTGCGCGGGCGGATCGGCGAGCGCATCAAGGCCGCGCTGCCCGGCCAGACGGGTGAGATCGCCGCCGCGCTGACGGTCGGTCAGACCGCGGGCCTCGACGAGCAATCGATGGACGACCTCCGCGCATCGGGCCTCGCGCATATTATCTCGATTTCCGGGCTGCATATGTCGCTTGTCGCGGGCGGCGTGTTCTGGTTCGTGCGCTGGGTGCTTGCACTGTTCCCGGCCGTCGCGCTCCGCTATTCCACGCGCGGGCTGGCGGCGGGCGCGGCGCTCGTCGCCGTGACATGCTATCTGGCCCTGTCGGGCGCGGCGATTGGCGCGGTGCGCGCCTATCTCATGATCGCTGTGGTGTTTCTCGCGATCCTGATGAACCGCCCCGCCCTCTCGCTCCGAAACGTCGCGCTGGCCGGGCTTGCCATCCTCGTCGTGCTGCCTGACAGCCTCATCGACATCAGCTTTCAGATGTCGTTCGCTGCCACCGCAGCACTCGTCGCGGGTTATGAGCGTTTCGGGCGGTTTCTGCATTTCGACGCGCGCAACATCCGCGAGCGGCTCTTGTGGCAGCCGGTTTATCTCATCGGCGGCGTGCTTGTGACGACGGCCACGGCGGGGCTCGCGGTCGAGCCGTTTTCAGCCTACCACTTCCACACGCTGACAACCTATGCGGCGCTCGGCAATCTTGTCGGCGGGCCGCCGGTCGATTTCATCGCCATGCCCGCGATGATCGTTGCGCTTGTCGCCATGCCGTTCGGTCTGGAGGAAGCACCGCTCGCCGCGATGGGTGTCGGCATCGATGCCATGATGGCGGTCGCGCATCGGGTGGGCGGACTGCCCGGCTCGACCGTTCCCGTGGCGGCGTTCCCTTTCGCGGCGCTGCTCGTGATTGTGGCGGGCGGTCTCTGGCTCGTGATTTGGCGGCGGCCATGGCGGGTGCTCGGCCTCGGCGCGATCGGGATCGGCGTGGCGATGACATCCATTCACGCCCGCCCCGACATTCTCGTGGACCGGGATGCGAAACTCGTCGCCGTGCGCGACCGCGACGGCCGCCTGCAAGCGCCAAAGACGCGCCGCGCGTCCTACGCGCTCCAGCAATGGCTCAGGGCTGATGGCGATACGCGGAAGCCGAAGGACGCAGCAACCGGCGCGGGCTGGCAGTGCGACCGCACGAGTTGCATCGTTATGGTGAAGGGGCGGCTTGTGAGCCTGATCGCGCGCCCCGACGCCATCGAGGAGGACTGCCGCCGCGCCGCGATCCTCGTCATGCCGATGGACCTTGCTCGGCCCTGTCCTGCGCCGAAGCTCGTGCTCGACCGTGGCACGCTGTGGGAGCGCGGCGCGGCCGCGATTTCGCTTGGCGACGGCGTGATGGTCGTGGAGGCGGCATCGGAAGGGCGCGGGGTGCGCCCGTGGTCGCCCGCCCGGCGAAAGCGTGAAAGATTCCGCGCGGACGTTGAAGGCGACGACCCCGTCGACAACTGA